The DNA segment TGCAGACTGCGGTAGCCGTCCGTATACTTGGCGTCGAGCATAATCTGAATCACACGCCAGTGTATCTTACCGCCACCGAGCCAGAGCAGCGGTAGCAACCGCAGCGGCAGCCGTCGCGTATCGAGTATCGCCCCCGGCGCCAGCGTGTTGAAATCGCCGACCAGGGCGTGATAGCCCTGCTGGTATTGCTCGATGTCTTTGAGCATGGCGCGCAATTCTCTGATCCGCCGCCACTCTGCCAGGTTGGAATGAATGGCGCTGAGATGCAGGCCGAAGACGCGCAGCCCGGTGTCGGCGGGAACGATCTCAAGATAAGGATGACGCGTGCGCGGCGGGCGGTGCCATTCATAGTGCGTGATCGGCAGCCGGCTCATAAACGCGAGCGAATGGCCGTCACGCGCGGCCCACACCGGCATCTGTGTGTCACTGGCGAGGCGCTCGATGACGGCGGGCCGCGTCGCTTCTTGAAAGACCACCAGGTCAGGGTTGCACGACCGCACGACCGCGCTGAGATAGGCTTCCCGCCCGACCCCGCCATAGCGGATGTTGTAACTGAGCAGCTTGAGGGGCATCACTTTTCGGGCTTCTCGATCAGCGTAAGGTAAGGCTGGCCGGCGATGTCGCCGCGCAGCTTGATGACGAACTCTCTCGACGCCTGAATGTTGACCGGGCGTCCCACCATGCGTTGCAGTTTCTCGCGCAGCGGCACCAGCGCCGGGGCGATGTCGGGGTCCTTGTCGCTGAGCGGCTTCGAGTGAATCTTCGGCATGTAGAAGCCGTCCAGGATGTAGAGGTCCATGACTTCGTCGCCCACCAGCGTCAGGTCGAGGTCGCTGGTGCCCGGCCCGTCGGCATCGAACGGCGCGCCATCGTCGTAGCGCACGCCGGTGACGGAACTGCCGCGCAGCACCGCGCCGGTGCCTTCCGGTATTTCCGCGCGCACCGCGTCACAGAACGCTTCAAAGCGGCGCGGGTCGCCACCGAACGCCAGCCGCACCACGCGCTCGCGCTTCTCTTCGTCGGTCATCTCGTCATTGCTTTTCGACGTTGCCTCTTCAGCCATGAGAGCCCTCCGGGTAAGTAAAGATTATTACCGAATCGGCGCGCCCACTCTGACAATTCGTATCAAAGATCGTGCCACATCGGCGCCGGTGATCACACACGACGGGCGGTCACACCTGTTCCTTCAGCAAGGAGGCGAACGCCTCTGCCGCCTTCATCATCACGCCGCGCCTGCGCCACTCGGCGAGCTCGACCTTGTCGCAAGCCGCAAGGTCGCGGGCAAAGATCGCCTCGAACTCGGCGGCGACCTTGCGGTCGTAAAGGCAGACGTTGTTCTCGTCGTTGAGCGCGAAGGCCCGGTTGTCGAAGTTGGTCGTCCCCACCGTAGACCACACGCCATCGCACACCATGTACTTGTGGTGCAGCATGGTGCGGTTGTACTCGTAAATTTCGATGCCGTGCTTGAGCAGCGGGCCGTACAGTCGTGTGCTGTTGAACCGCGCCAGCCGCGTATCATTGTGGCGGCCCGCGACCATGATCTTGACGGCCACGCCGCGCCGCCGCGCATCGATGAGAATGTCGAGCGCCGCCCGGTCCGGCACGAAGTAAGGGTTGGCGATCAGGATGGACTGGCGCGCGCAGACGATGGACAGATAGTACATGACGCGCACCGTCGAGGAGCCGGTTTCCGGCGAGCTGAGGATGGACTGTATCTCCATCTCGCCCGCCTCTTCGGTCGGCGGGAAGTAGTCCGGCCCCGATACCAGCTCGCCGGTCGTTTCGAGCCAGTTGCGCGCGAAGCCGGTCTGCAAAGTCATGGCCGCCGGCCCCTCGATGCGCACCTGGATGTCGCGCCAGTGGTGTTCGTCCTCGGCGTTGCCCAGCCAGTGGTCGGCGATGCCGGCGCCGCCGGTGAAGCCGGTGCGCCCGTCGATGATCAGCGACTTGCGGTGCGTGCGGTTGTTGACGCGGTTGAGGCTGTACCAGCGCACGGGGTGATACCACTCGACCTGACAGCCGCCCGCTTCCAGCGTCTTCAAGATGTCGGCCCCGATGCTTGAAGCGCCGACCGCGTCGAGCAGGATTTTGACCGGCAAGCCTTCGCGCGCGCGGGCCGCCAGCGCGTCGGCGAAGCGCTTGCCGATCTTCCCCTCCCAGTAGATGTAAGCCTCGATGGTGATCGAGCGCCTGGCCTGCTCGATGGCCTCCATCATCGCCGGGTAGAACTGGTCGCCGTTGTTAAAGATGGCAAAGGTGTTGCCGCGCAGGAATGCCGCGCCGGTCGCGCCCGTCACCGTGCTCAGGAATTCTTCTGACTCGATGGCGAACTCGTGTTCGAGCCCGTAAGCCGGCGAGCCTTCTCTGGGCGTGGACAGGTACATCAAGAAGGCGGTGATGATTAGCGCGAGCGCGATCCCTGAGTGGTGATCGAAATAAAAGAAGGCGGCGGCGGCGGCCCACAGCCACCACGACCAGATGAGCGACCGCAGCCGCCCCCACCAGCCGGGGACGCCCTTCGGTCGCCGCCGGCGGCGGGGCTTGTGCTTCGCTGCGAAGTTGCTTTTGCGAGGGCTGGCGGCGGGCTTAGTTCTTCGCTCTTCGTGCATGTAATGTGAATCGCAAAAGGCACACGGTCAAAGATGTCCGGATTAAACGCAACCGTCACAAGCTCACCGGGCGGGCGCGACGGTTCGAACTCAGAAGCCCGGCGCCATTAGCTGATATGATAAACGATTCGTGGCCGCCCCGAAACACCGCGCCGAGGATTCACGCATGAAGCCAACCGGCTTGAGGTATACGAGACACATCGCGCTACTGCTCCTGATCGCCGCGCTGCTGATCGTCACGCAGTCGAACAGCCTGCCCAACGGCATCAGCTTCACGCCGCGAATGCGCGCCATCAACCGGCTCAAGAACCGCACACGGCTGCCGCAGCCATCGGACTTCGACGACCGGGTCACGCTCGACGCCTTGCTACAGCCCGGCGGCGACCGCGGTCGCTGGTCCGAGGCGTCGGCGGCGCGGCTCGAAGGCTACGTCGTCAGGGTCATGGCGGGCAGCGTCGAATCGGCCAACTGCTACTCGTTCCTGCGGCGTGATACGCACATCGAGGTGGCGCTCGCCCCCGAAGCCGCGCCGCGCGGGCGCGTCGAATTGGAAGTCACGCCGCGCATCAGAGAGTGGGCCAGGGCGCAAGGCTGGGACTGGTCTACCGAGGCGCTGGCGGGCGAGTTGCCGGGCCACTGGTGTTCCTTCGAAGGGTGGCTGTTGTTTGACACAGGACATGACAACGAATCAGAAAACACCAACTCCGGGGGCGCGAAGAATTGGCGCGCGACGGCCTGGGAACTTCACCCGGTCACCGCAATCAAGGTGATTCGCTAAGGCTCTGTCTTGCGCCACAGGTCGTATGGCTTTTGCGCGCCTGTGTGGAATGGCAGCTCGACTTTACGCCCGCTGCCGGCGGATTGGTAAGCCGCAAACAGCGCCTCTAGCACGGCGCGGCCATCGTCGCCCGTGACCAGCGGCTCAAGGTCTCGGCGCACACAGTCAACGAAGTGGGCCATCTCTTGCGGGAAGCCGTAATTCCATGCCTCCTCATAGATCGTGAAACTCCACCCCGTCGTCGAGCCGGCTTTTTCAACCGCGTAATCATAGCCTGTGCGGCTGTAGGTCAGAATCGAATTGCCTTGCAGCAGGTTGGCGTAGGCAACGCCCTCCGAGCCATGCACTTCGGCGCGATCATCCATGCCGCCGAGCTTGGTCCAGCTCTCTTCGGCCATCGCCGTCACGCCATTTTCAAATTCAAGGATCAAGATCGCGTTATCGTCGCCCCGCGTCTTGTCTGCGTGCAGGCCGGTCGTCATGTGCGCGTAGACCGATTTGATCTTAGGCCGGCCAAGCATCCAGCGAAAGAACTCGATGGCGTGGCAGCCCATGTCCATCGTCACACCGCCGCCGGCGCGATTGACATCCCAGAAGTGCGCGGCGTGCGGCCCATCGTGCTTCTCGGACTGCTTGATGAGCAAGGGCCTGCCGAGCGCCCCCGAATCCAACAGTTGCTTGAGACGAACATATTTTGGCGCGAAGCAGAGCTCTTCGGCATACATCAACTTGACGCCGGCTCGGCGGCATGCCTCGATCATGCGGTCGGCCTCCGCGAGGTTCAGGCACAACGGTTTTTCCATGACGACGTGCTTGCCGGCAGCCGCGGCGTCGACGGCGACCTGGCAATGCAGATCGTTGGGAACACCGACCACAACCATGTCAACCTCGTCCATCTCCAGCAGCTTGCGATAATCCGTGAAGTGATGCGGGATGTCGAAGCGCCCGGCAAAGGCCGAGCTGCGTTCCGGGTTGGGCGAGGCGGCGGCAAACAACTCGGCAGCGGCGCAGGGCCGCAAGGCTTCGGCGTGAATCGTCGAGATGAACTGCGAACCGATGATGCCAACTCGTACGGGCTTATCCATGCGCTCTACCTTTCAAGCGAGGCGGCTGATGTTTGCGCCTATCTTATGAGTCGGACGCCGCCTCGCGGTCATAGAAACAGGTCACGTCGTCGTGGAGCCACAAGAATGAAGCCGGGAACGCTGTCGAGACTTGCGGCACCCGCAGACGTTCGAGCGGCTTTCGTTTACTTGCGCCGCTGACGAGCAGGACGATCTTGCGGGCCGCCAGTATCTCGGCCATGCCGAGCGTGATGCCATATTCGGGCGCTCGCGCGGCTGCGCCTAACATCGAATGCCGCCTGGAGCTTTCAGCCAGCCTGGCAACGTGCGCGAACGGTTCGAGCGCATCGGCGGGCTCGTTCAAACCCAGGTGTCCATTCACGCCAATTCCCAGCACACAGAGATCAATCGATGTTTGCGCGGCCAGCAAGGCGCGAACCCGCTGGCACTCCGCCTGCGCATCGAGCGGGTCGCTCCGAAAGGTCAGGTAACGATCACCTGCGATGCCGAGCGGCCCGACGAGCAGACGGCGAATGTACGCTTCACAGGTCGCCGGGTCATCCATCGGCAAGCCGTTCCACTCGTCGAGCTTCAAGACGCGCAAGCCCTCAAACAGTCGCGGCTCGGCTTGTCGTTTGGCGCCGAGCAATTCATAACAACGAGTCGGGGTCGAGCCGGACGCGGCGCATAACAGCAGGTCGGGCTGACGGCGGATTTCTTCGACGATCAACTCGGCGGCCTCGCGGCTCATCGCCTCATGATCCGTAGCCGCGCCGCGCCATTGGATGCCGCGGGCTGACCGGTTTTTGATCTCGTCGGTTTTCGACACAGTCGTTGATTCGCGCGGCTCAGTGTTTCCCGGCGCGAAAGTTTTCAATCACGTATTCCGAAGTCCGCAGCGTGAAGGCGAGTATCGACAGCGTCGTCGTTTTGTCCGTGCAAGAGAGCAACACGCTGGCGTCACAGCAGTAGAGGTTCGGCACTTCATGGGTCTGGCCAAAGCGGTTCGTGACAAACTTTTTCGGATCATCGCCCATGCGGCAGGTGCCGGTTTCGTGCAGGCTGAAGCCCGGCGTTTCGGGATGCTCTGCCGCGCCCCAGTACTCGCCGCCCGCCGCTTTGATGACATCGTGGCAGACGTTTTTGGCATGCTCCCACATCAGCAATTCGTTCTCGCCCCACTGGAAATGCAGCCGCGCCACGGGGATGCCATAGCGGTCTTTCACTTCCGGGTCTATCTCGACAAAGTTGGTTGCCGACGCGAGCGTTGGAATCTGGCAATAGAACCCCACGGGCGTCGGGTAGTAGCGTTTGATGTTGCGCTTGAAGTCGGAGCCGAAGCCTTCGAGCCGGTTTGAATACCACGGATAATCGCCGCAGCCGCCATAAGGGTAGACCGAGTAGCCGCGGATGAATTTCTCTTCGCGCGGGTTCTTGAGGTTCTGCCAGCGCGGCATCCATGCCACTTGCGCCGCCGAGACGTTGTCGGGAAAACTCGGCTGCCCCATCAATTGCGGCAGGTAACCGTTGCCGGTCGTGCCGTAGAGATGGTCGCAGAGATTGCGCCCCACCTGACCGCTTGAATTGGCGACCCCTGTCGGCCAGCGGCGCGATTTCGAGTTGAGCAGAATGCGCGCCGTCTCGACACAAGAAGCCGCGACGATCACCGCCTTGCCGTAGACTTCGACTTCCTGTTTCGTCTTGCGATCAACATAAGCAACGCCCGCGGCCATGCCCCGATCATTGACGATGATATTCTTGGCGACGGCATCCGTTCGCAGTTCGAGTTTGCCCGTTTTCTCTGCCGGGGGTAACAGGAACCAGGGCGTCGAAAAGAACGAGCCGGTGTCGCAGCCTTCCGTGCAGTTGCCGCAGTAGTGGCACTTCGGGTGGCCGTTATGATTGACGGTCAGTTGTGCGTGGCGGTCGGGCAGGTAAGGCACGCCGACCCTTTCGCAGCCGGCTTGCAGAATGTAATCAATGCAACGAAAGTTGAACGCCGGCAGGTACTCGCCGTCGGGGTTGCTTGGGCGGTTCTGCACCGTGCTACAAACGCCGATCATGCGCTCGACACGGCTGTAGTAGGGCGCGATCTCTTGATAAGTCACCGGCCAGTTGACGCCGAAGCCGTCCAGGCTGGCGGCGCGAAAATCAATGTCGCCCATGCGCGCCGATGAGCGCCCCCAGAAGTTCGTCTTGCCGCCGACCGCATGACAGCGCGGCCACTCCCACTGCGTCCCTGGCGCCGTCGTGTAGCTGATGCCGTGTTCCCACAGGCCATCGGTGTATTCGTTCTCGATGTGGTAATACTGGTCGCGCCGTTTGGGGTCGCCAAAGCCGCGATACTTCATGTCGTAGCTCAGCTTGTGATTGCGAAAATCTTTGGCCGGGTCAAGGCGGCGGCCAGAATTGAGCGCCAACACATTGAGCCCGGCTTCGCACAGCGTCTTGATCGCCATGCCGCCGCCCGCGCCGGTGCCAATCACAATAACGTCATAGATTTTCCTGGGCTTTTTGATCTGCATAAGCTCGTCAATATTTCGGCTTCAATCCGAGGTGGGCGCGATTGTCTGTGTGCGGGCAGGCCGGCGACGCCGCGTAATACTGCTTCAGCGCCGGAACGTCGA comes from the Blastocatellia bacterium genome and includes:
- a CDS encoding endonuclease/exonuclease/phosphatase family protein, encoding MPLKLLSYNIRYGGVGREAYLSAVVRSCNPDLVVFQEATRPAVIERLASDTQMPVWAARDGHSLAFMSRLPITHYEWHRPPRTRHPYLEIVPADTGLRVFGLHLSAIHSNLAEWRRIRELRAMLKDIEQYQQGYHALVGDFNTLAPGAILDTRRLPLRLLPLLWLGGGKIHWRVIQIMLDAKYTDGYRSLHPADAGFTFPTWGANIRFDYIFLPQAFANRLTACEVFRDSLVTQASDHFPLLAQVEVG
- a CDS encoding phospholipase D-like domain-containing protein — translated: MHEERRTKPAASPRKSNFAAKHKPRRRRRPKGVPGWWGRLRSLIWSWWLWAAAAAFFYFDHHSGIALALIITAFLMYLSTPREGSPAYGLEHEFAIESEEFLSTVTGATGAAFLRGNTFAIFNNGDQFYPAMMEAIEQARRSITIEAYIYWEGKIGKRFADALAARAREGLPVKILLDAVGASSIGADILKTLEAGGCQVEWYHPVRWYSLNRVNNRTHRKSLIIDGRTGFTGGAGIADHWLGNAEDEHHWRDIQVRIEGPAAMTLQTGFARNWLETTGELVSGPDYFPPTEEAGEMEIQSILSSPETGSSTVRVMYYLSIVCARQSILIANPYFVPDRAALDILIDARRRGVAVKIMVAGRHNDTRLARFNSTRLYGPLLKHGIEIYEYNRTMLHHKYMVCDGVWSTVGTTNFDNRAFALNDENNVCLYDRKVAAEFEAIFARDLAACDKVELAEWRRRGVMMKAAEAFASLLKEQV
- a CDS encoding Gfo/Idh/MocA family oxidoreductase gives rise to the protein MDKPVRVGIIGSQFISTIHAEALRPCAAAELFAAASPNPERSSAFAGRFDIPHHFTDYRKLLEMDEVDMVVVGVPNDLHCQVAVDAAAAGKHVVMEKPLCLNLAEADRMIEACRRAGVKLMYAEELCFAPKYVRLKQLLDSGALGRPLLIKQSEKHDGPHAAHFWDVNRAGGGVTMDMGCHAIEFFRWMLGRPKIKSVYAHMTTGLHADKTRGDDNAILILEFENGVTAMAEESWTKLGGMDDRAEVHGSEGVAYANLLQGNSILTYSRTGYDYAVEKAGSTTGWSFTIYEEAWNYGFPQEMAHFVDCVRRDLEPLVTGDDGRAVLEALFAAYQSAGSGRKVELPFHTGAQKPYDLWRKTEP
- a CDS encoding galactosamine-6-phosphate isomerase; this encodes MKTFAPGNTEPRESTTVSKTDEIKNRSARGIQWRGAATDHEAMSREAAELIVEEIRRQPDLLLCAASGSTPTRCYELLGAKRQAEPRLFEGLRVLKLDEWNGLPMDDPATCEAYIRRLLVGPLGIAGDRYLTFRSDPLDAQAECQRVRALLAAQTSIDLCVLGIGVNGHLGLNEPADALEPFAHVARLAESSRRHSMLGAAARAPEYGITLGMAEILAARKIVLLVSGASKRKPLERLRVPQVSTAFPASFLWLHDDVTCFYDREAASDS
- a CDS encoding GMC family oxidoreductase, which translates into the protein MQIKKPRKIYDVIVIGTGAGGGMAIKTLCEAGLNVLALNSGRRLDPAKDFRNHKLSYDMKYRGFGDPKRRDQYYHIENEYTDGLWEHGISYTTAPGTQWEWPRCHAVGGKTNFWGRSSARMGDIDFRAASLDGFGVNWPVTYQEIAPYYSRVERMIGVCSTVQNRPSNPDGEYLPAFNFRCIDYILQAGCERVGVPYLPDRHAQLTVNHNGHPKCHYCGNCTEGCDTGSFFSTPWFLLPPAEKTGKLELRTDAVAKNIIVNDRGMAAGVAYVDRKTKQEVEVYGKAVIVAASCVETARILLNSKSRRWPTGVANSSGQVGRNLCDHLYGTTGNGYLPQLMGQPSFPDNVSAAQVAWMPRWQNLKNPREEKFIRGYSVYPYGGCGDYPWYSNRLEGFGSDFKRNIKRYYPTPVGFYCQIPTLASATNFVEIDPEVKDRYGIPVARLHFQWGENELLMWEHAKNVCHDVIKAAGGEYWGAAEHPETPGFSLHETGTCRMGDDPKKFVTNRFGQTHEVPNLYCCDASVLLSCTDKTTTLSILAFTLRTSEYVIENFRAGKH